The Porites lutea chromosome 4, jaPorLute2.1, whole genome shotgun sequence genome contains a region encoding:
- the LOC140934499 gene encoding olfactory receptor 4D10-like — protein sequence MAQTTNFAENKSVEKWKSEPQCTAELTGEVNHELIFLLVVNISVSITTFLGNTLILVALQKESSLHPPSKLLYRNLAITDLCVGIIAEPVYVTYFMSVLSDKWDICFYANLLSFFTCYVFSTVSLSTLAVISVDRLLALLLGLRYRQVVTLKRTLMTLIVGWILSIVSTLTYLWDPIVTSWCIKVGLPVCLVTSFVCYVKIFFILRHNQIQVLDHFPQRQQNQPVPLNIARYRKAVSAALWVQTTLVVSYLPFLITEALKHQRGMSLSLYLARQFALTLVLLNSSLNPMLYCWKIREVRQAVQDTIRELLCSSPN from the coding sequence ATGGCtcaaacaacaaattttgcagaAAATAAAAGCGTGGAGAAGTGGAAAAGCGAACCGCAGTGCACGGCCGAGTTAACTGGAGAAGTAAATCATGAGCTAATCTTTCTCTTGGTTGTTAATATTTCTGTGTCCATTACTACATTTCTagggaacactctgatcctagtgGCTCTGCAGAAAGAATCTTCACTTCATCCaccgtccaaactcctgtatcgtaacctagcgataactgatctctgtgtcgGTATAATTGCAGAGCCTGTTTATGTTACCTATTTTATGTCCGTGCTAAGCGATAAATGGGATATTTGCTTTTACGCGAATTTGTTAAGTTTTTTCACGTGCTATGTTTTTAGTACCGTGTCATTGTCAACATTGGCTgtaataagcgtggacagacttctcgccctgTTACTGGGGCtgagatacagacaagttgtaactttgaaaagaacactCATGACCCTAATTGTTGGTTGGATTTTGTCCATTGTAAGTACATTGACTTACCTTTGGGATCctattgtgacgtcatggtGCATCAAGGTAGGCTTACCTGTTTGTCTCGTCACCTCATTTGTCTGTTACGTGAAGATTTTCTTTATtctgcgtcataaccaaatCCAAGTGCTGGACCACTTTCCTCAAAGACAGCAGAACCAGCCAGTTCCGCTTAACATAGCGCGATATAGAAAGGCAGTGTCTGCTGCATTGTGGGTGCAGACGACATTGGTTGTTTCTTATCTGCCGTTCCTTATAACCGAAGCTTTGAAACATCAGCGAGGGATGTCACTATCGCTTTACCTTGCAAGGCAATTTGCCCTTACGTTAGTTCTTTTAAACTCCTCTTTAAACCCAATGCTGTACTGTTGGAAGATTAGAGAAGTAAGGCAAGCTGTGCAGGATACCATCAGAGAACTTTTATGTTCATCGCCAAATTAA